One window from the genome of Hydractinia symbiolongicarpus strain clone_291-10 chromosome 1, HSymV2.1, whole genome shotgun sequence encodes:
- the LOC130648923 gene encoding uncharacterized protein LOC130648923: MTMLCFFQYFRMNPTQYENLLHQVGPYIQKSSKKRESIGPSERLSVTLRYIFTGDAQVTIAASFRISPTSIGQIINETTVVIWDVLMPCPGTEEQWKQIANDFEMKWQFKH; the protein is encoded by the coding sequence ATGACCATGCtctgtttttttcaatatttccgTATGAACCCTACTCAATACGAAAATCTTCTTCATCAAGTGGGACCGTACATACAAAAGTCATCCAAGAAGAGGGAGTCAATTGGTCCAAGCGAACGTTTAAGCGTTACGCTACGTTATATATTTACCGGTGATGCACAAGTCACGATAGCAGCTAGTTTTCGTATAAGTCCCACCAGTATTGGACAAATTATAAACGAAACAACTGTTGTAATATGGGATGTTTTAATGCCATGTCCTGGAACAGAGGAACAATGGAAGCAAATCGCTAATGATTTTGAAATGAAGTGGCAATTTAAGCACTGA
- the LOC130637312 gene encoding delta-latroinsectotoxin-Lt1a-like, which produces MSKKALSEFLKCKICFDTYDEPKNLICGHTYCKNCLDNILVFKEDGSAEINCPLKCKLSVTTDKDETTSSLPTNYALCGFIGDMQEKTDLSLDEQCQETKRCNKYKNLLCRTCGAKFCDKCEILHTWQHKSLTAITFNDKLQVFQPMCKQHMSIAKQVCIDCNCAFICVYCAHREHNNHRKESIVEFGKETKAGFASLIDAFKDTKILMESLTKRYNEAMVNIKSDREKLVRELEKRKLKRMEQFLELLDSEDKNIVRKFDEKVKEFQNNAIGSGYTDNIKINMVSKYINTVNSKTLFELVAEKVELERQLRDLPSLPTTVPGFNFHLDDLCNNPLGEIVIDVNDLNTLCIDSSAKAIYESHIIKTERQCNQLELKRKLMVLVENLNENKKTTTEIGAERKTKSDAVQQNKPLRHKCDYTFAEVEEIIKNGDVEMLQQILITDPLIVQMRDSFRETLLMRAAYYNTPSVVKALIDAGSDVNASRYDLWTPFHISAFHGHQDVLKVLINHDVTCINTVNHRRKTPLFYACGKGHVGCVQLLLSVTGIDVNIQTMDNDTPLHVALRNGSHECVKLLISMPHVDVNIPSILNKTAY; this is translated from the exons ATGTCAAAGAAAGCCCTTTCTGAATTTCTAAAATGCAAGATATGTTTTGACACCTACGACGAACCTAAAAATCTTATTTGTGGACATACGTATTGCAAGAATTGTTTGGACAACATTTTAGTCTTTAAAGAAGACGGAAGCGCCGAAATCAACTGTCCCTTAAAATGCAAGCTCAGTGTGACAACTGATAAAGATGAAACTACATCTTCCTTACCAACGAATTATGCACTCTGTGGCTTCATAGGTGATATGCAGGAAAAAACAGATTT ATCTTTAGATGAGCAATGTCAAGAAACAAAACGAtgcaacaaatacaaaaatttgttgTGTCGTACTTGTGGTGCGAAATTTTGTGATAAATGCGAAATTCTTCATACGTGGCAACACAAATCACTTACGGCAATAACTTTCAATGACAAGTTGCAAGTATTCCAACCAATGTGTAAACAGCATATGTCAATTGCAAAACAAGTCTGCATAGATTGTAATTGCGCATTTATTTGTGTATATTGTGCACATCGTGAACATAATAATCACAGAAAGGAAAGCATTGTTGAGTTTGGAAAGGAAACAAAGGCTGGATTCGCCTCATTAATAGATGCATTTAAAGACACAAAAATTTTGATGGAGAGCTTAACCAAAAGATATAATGAAGCAATGGTTAACATTAAAAGCGACAGAGAAAAGTTGGTTCGTGAattggaaaaaagaaaattaaaacgaATGGAACAATTTCTTGAACTTTTGGATAGCGAAGATAAGAACATAGTCAGAAAATTTGACGAAAAGGTAAAAGAATTTCAAAACAACGCAATAGGATCAGGTTACACagataatattaaaataaatatggtTTCAAAATACATCAATACAGTTAACTCTAAAACTCTTTTTGAGCTAGTTGCTGAAAAAGTGGAATTGGAACGACAACTTCGTGATTTACCATCTCTTCCAACAACTGTTCCAGGTTTTAATTTTCATCTGGATGATTTGTGTAATAATCCATTGGGTGAAATCGTAATTGACGTTAACGATCTAAACACACTTTGTATCGATTCCAGTGCCAAAGCTATTTATGAAAGCCATATCATTAAGACTGAAAGACAATGTAATCAGTTGGAGTTAAAACGTAAATTGATGGTGCTAGTTGAAAATTTAAACG agaataaaaaaacaactacTGAGATTGGTGCTGAAAGAAAGACAAAAAG TGATGCCGTACAGCAAAATAAACCCTTACGACATAAATGTGATTACACATTTGCAG aagtTGAGGAAATTATTAAGAATGGAGACGTAGAAATGCTGCAACAAATTCTCATAACTGATCCACTTATCGTTCAAATGAGAGATTCTTTCAGGGAAACCCTCTTGATGAGAGCTGCATATTACAACACACCATCAGTAGTAAAAGCTTTGATTGACGCTGGCAGTGATGTAAATGCTTCTCGTTATGATTTGTGGACTCCATTTCACATCAGTGCATTTCATGGTCATCAGGATGTTCTAAAAGTTCTTATTAATCATGATGTTACATGTATTAATACAGTTAATCACCGCAGGAAAACACCGTTATTTTATGCATGCGGAAAGGGTCATGTGGGATGTGTCCAGCTACTGCTTTCAGTTACAGGAATTGATGTGAATATACAAACCATGGACAATGACACACCATTACATGTTGCATTGCGTAATGGTTCTCATGAATGTGTTAAGTTACTGATATCTATGCCACATGTTGATGTGAATATACCAAGCATATTGAACAAAACTGCTTATTAG